Part of the Pseudomonas sp. ADAK13 genome is shown below.
CTGCGTACCCCGGGACCAGCTGATCCGGCCGGTATCGATGTCCCAGCTCCAGGCGCCCAGCCTGGCAGCGTTGAGCGCCGCCAGCAGTTGCGGCGCGCTGTCCCAGCTTTGCTCCGCCTCCTGTGGGTCGAGGGCGTAGATGCGGGGCAGGGGTGGCACGGTATCGACGGGGTTGCGCATTATCAAAGGGCCTTGGCTCATTGGGCGTTCGGCGCGGGTTCACGGTCTACGGGCCACGGCGATTCAAGCCTGATTCCCTGGCAGATCGACCTGTGCATCCAATAGGCTCATGAAAGCCCGCGCAGCGTTCGACAGCGTCCTTTCGGTGTGCACGATATAGCCTAGCTGGCGACTGAGCTGTATGCCCGGCAAAGCGATGCGTGCCACTTGATCATCGAGCATGGTGCGCGGCAACACGCTCCACGCCAGGCCAATGGAGACCATCATCTTGATGGTTTCCAGGTAGTTGGTGCTCATGGCGATGTTCGGCGTCAGGCCCTGGGCCTCGAACAGCCGCTGCACGATATGGTGGGTAAAGGTGTTGCCTCCGGGAAACACCGCCGGGTGCCGGGCGATGTCCGCCAGGCTGACGCTGCCATTGCTGATCAGGCTGTGTTCCGGGGCCACCACGAAGTCCAGCGGGTCGTCCCACACTGGCGTTGCACGCACCAGGGTGTGCGGCTCCGGGGCCAGGGTGATCACTGCCACTTCTGCGCGGCCATGGAGGATTTCTTCGTAGGCCACTTCCGAATCGAGAAACTGAATATCCAGGGCCACGCTCGGGTATTCCCGGGTAAACGTGCGCAGCACCGGCGGCAGGCGATGCAGGCCAATGTGATGGCTGGTGGCCAGAGTGAGGCGCCCGCTGACCTCGCCGGTGAGGTTGGTCAGGGCGCGACGGGTGTCGTCCAGCACGTTGAGAATCTGATAGGCCCGGGGCAATAACGCGCGCCCGGCCTCGGTGAGGCCGACTTCGCGCCCCAGCCGGTCGAACAGTCGCACCTTTAATTGCTGCTCTAAACCGGCGATGCGCTTGCTGATGGCCGGTTGGGTCAGGTGCAAGCGTTCACCGGCGCCGGAGAAGCTACCGGTCTCGGCGATGGCGATAAAGGCATTGAGGTTGGCCAGGTCCATTGTCGTATTCCAGTTGGTAATCCAAAGCATAAAAAATATGAATTTGAGTTATTTAATGTAGCGCCATACCATCAGCCTCACAAGCCAAAGGGTTATTGAATCGTTCAAGGCCCGGGGCATAGAAACACCTGATGAGGACCGAGTGATGGCCGGCAAAACGCTTTACGACAAGCTTTGGGATTCCCATGAAGTGAAACGGCGCGATGATGGGTCGTCGCTGATCTACATCGACCGTCACATCATCCATGAAGTGACCTCGCCCCAAGCGTTCGAAGGCCTGCGACTGGCCGGGCGCAAGCCTTGGCGCGTCGACTCGATCATCGCCACCCCGGACCACAACGTGCCGACCACGCCTGAGCGTAAAGGCGGGATCGACGCCATCGTCGACACCGTGTCGCGCCTCCAGGTGCAGACCCTCGATGATTACTGCGACGAATATGGCATCACCGAATTCAAGATGAATGACGTGCGTCAAGGGATCGTCCACGTGATCGGCCCGGAGCAGGGCGCCACGTTACCCGGCATGACCGTGGTCTGCGGCGACTCCCACACCTCCACCCACGGCGCGTTTGGTGCCCTGGCTCACGGTATTGGTACGTCCGAGGTGGAGCACGTCTTCGCCACGCAGTGCCTCGTCGCCAAGAAAATGAAGAACATGCTGGTGTCGGTCGAGGGTGAATTGCCTTTCGGCGTGACTGCCAAAGACATCGTGCTCGCCGTGATCGGCAAGATCGGCACCGCCGGCGGTAACGGCCATGCCATCGAATTCGCCGGCAGCGCGATTCGCGACCTGTCCATCGAAGGCCGCATGACCATCTGCA
Proteins encoded:
- a CDS encoding LysR family transcriptional regulator; translation: MDLANLNAFIAIAETGSFSGAGERLHLTQPAISKRIAGLEQQLKVRLFDRLGREVGLTEAGRALLPRAYQILNVLDDTRRALTNLTGEVSGRLTLATSHHIGLHRLPPVLRTFTREYPSVALDIQFLDSEVAYEEILHGRAEVAVITLAPEPHTLVRATPVWDDPLDFVVAPEHSLISNGSVSLADIARHPAVFPGGNTFTHHIVQRLFEAQGLTPNIAMSTNYLETIKMMVSIGLAWSVLPRTMLDDQVARIALPGIQLSRQLGYIVHTERTLSNAARAFMSLLDAQVDLPGNQA